Proteins encoded within one genomic window of Pseudalkalibacillus sp. SCS-8:
- a CDS encoding TetR/AcrR family transcriptional regulator — translation MPRVSKKYKEEKTEAILDAAAKCFAEKGYNETSVDDIAKASGTSKGSIYLYFKSKEEIFHRLNAKRTEKYFEIKKQLAGIDCATEKMKYIFRYFYQGDSSVISYDSIAVQFEFWIFTSKTEKQALFDERANDFARFIEEIITEGIQAEEFRSDVEVSTFSRLFWACLDGIFLHLLFHRSKERFEDMLYEYERMVLKYLKS, via the coding sequence ATGCCACGTGTGTCGAAGAAATATAAAGAAGAAAAAACCGAAGCCATTTTAGACGCTGCAGCCAAATGCTTTGCGGAAAAAGGGTATAACGAAACGTCCGTCGATGATATCGCAAAGGCTTCTGGAACGAGTAAAGGATCAATCTATCTGTATTTCAAGAGTAAGGAAGAGATCTTTCACAGATTGAATGCGAAACGAACGGAAAAGTATTTTGAAATAAAGAAACAATTGGCGGGAATCGATTGTGCTACGGAAAAAATGAAATATATTTTTCGCTATTTTTATCAAGGTGACAGCAGTGTCATCTCATACGACTCGATTGCTGTCCAGTTTGAATTTTGGATCTTCACCTCCAAAACAGAGAAACAAGCGTTATTTGATGAAAGAGCAAACGATTTCGCACGTTTCATTGAAGAGATTATCACTGAAGGCATCCAAGCAGAAGAATTCCGATCAGATGTGGAGGTTTCAACGTTCTCTCGATTGTTTTGGGCATGCCTCGATGGCATCTTCCTCCATTTACTTTTTCACCGGAGTAAAGAACGTTTTGAAGATATGCTCTACGAATATGAAAGAATGGTTTTAAAATATCTGAAGTCATAA